Part of the Streptomyces antimycoticus genome, TCCGGGGCAGACGGGGTGGCGGGGGTGGCCGAGGTGGTCGGGGCGGATGGGACGGACGGGGTCGGCGGAACGGACGGGGTGGGCATCGGCGCGCGGCTCCTCATACGGCGGTCGGGGTCGTCCTCACACTGCTGTCGGGTCCGGCGGCCCGCGCACGCCCCGTCGGCAGGACGTACGGCAGCGGGCGCGGGGACTGTCCGACGGGGGTACGGGTCACCGCCACGAGCTGATGACCAGTGCGAACAACGCGATGAAGGCCACCCCCACGAGGACGAGGTACTGCGGGAAGAAACGCCGCCAGCGCTGGGTGAGCACGCCGATCAGCGTGAGCACGAGGCCGCCGCCGACGATGCGCTGCCCCCGGGCGGCCGTGGAGCGCAGCACCCATTCGCCCGCGGGGACCCCGGCTCGCCCCGCCTCGGCCGCGTACACCTTGTAGGGGATACCGCTGGCGGGCTGGTGCCGTACCGCGCGGGCACCCTCCAGCCGGATCTCCTTCTGCGCCGTGGTGTGCATACGCGTGGTGGTCAGCGGCTGGGGCAGGTCGACGGAGGCCCCGGAGTACAGGCCGAGCGCGACCAGACCTCCGGCGACGCTGGCCACGGCGGCGCTCAGGGTCAGCCGCAGCCCGGCCCTGGGCGCCGCGACGCACAGCACGGCGAGCGCGAGCTCCGGCAGCAGCGGCCAGCTCAGCGCCTCGGTGAAGGACCAGGCGGCGACCAGGCCCAGGCCTTTCCAGGACACCGCCAGCCGGGCGATCCGGTGCCGGACCCGGCTGTCGCGGGGCCGGCGCTCGGCGAGGAGTTCGAGGACCGCCGTGCGGGCCGTGTCGGCGTCGGGGTCCGTCAGCGGCTGCCCGATCCGCACCCGGACGGCGTGCGGACGCAGCCGTCCGCGTTTGGGCAGCAGTTCCGCGGTGCCGGACAGGGCGACTGGTACCACGGGCACACCGTGGGAGACGGCCAGGTCGACCGCACCCCGCCGGAACGGGCCCACGCGGCCCTCTCCTCGGGTGCCTTCGGGAAAGACGACAACCGCGTGTCCGGCACGCAGCATGGGACCGGCGATGTCCTGGAGGTCGGAGTAACCGCCACCGTGGCGGCGTACGGGAAACGCGGCGGCCAGGACCGAACACACCAGGCGGCGCGCACGCTTGAGGAACCAGTAGTCGGCGGCTGCCGCCACCCGGGGAGCACGGGCGACGCTGAGTGCGGCGAGGAGTACTGCCGTATCCGCGTGCGAGGAGTGGTTGGCCACCACGACGCAACCGCCCTTCGGCAGCTTCCCCTTGACCGTGAGACCACCGGTGAGGAAGAGGACGGTCCGCCAGAACCGCCGGCGCAGCCACGCCGCCACCAGAAGTCGGAACGCGGGCCGGTCCCGCCGCCCGGCGGCCTCCTCCGCCCCGCCGGCCACGCGTCGCTCGGGCCGCGTATCGCCCTCGGTATGGCTCCGTACCGCGGATAACGACCCGGTTGCCGCGTTCTTCGTCATGGCATGGCTCCCAACAGCAGAAGGGTCACGAGAAGGGAGTCGATGCGGTCCAGCAGCCCCCGAACCCGGGCAGCCAACGGCCCGCGTCCTTGACCCCGGCATTTCGTTTGATCATGGATTCGAGCAGGTCGCCCAGTGCGCAGCCGCACAGCACGGCGAGCCACCGCAGCGGGGTCCAGGCGTCCATGGCCCACAGCGCCACACCGGACAGGGCGGCGGAGCCCACAACTCCGCCCCAGGTCTTGGCCGGTGAGAGGGCGGACAGCGGACGCCCCAGAGGACCGGAGCGGCCCAGTGCGCGCCCGCCGCACCAACCGCCCACGTCCGCGAAGGCCACGCTGACGCAGATCGCGATGG contains:
- a CDS encoding lysophospholipid acyltransferase family protein, whose amino-acid sequence is MTKNAATGSLSAVRSHTEGDTRPERRVAGGAEEAAGRRDRPAFRLLVAAWLRRRFWRTVLFLTGGLTVKGKLPKGGCVVVANHSSHADTAVLLAALSVARAPRVAAAADYWFLKRARRLVCSVLAAAFPVRRHGGGYSDLQDIAGPMLRAGHAVVVFPEGTRGEGRVGPFRRGAVDLAVSHGVPVVPVALSGTAELLPKRGRLRPHAVRVRIGQPLTDPDADTARTAVLELLAERRPRDSRVRHRIARLAVSWKGLGLVAAWSFTEALSWPLLPELALAVLCVAAPRAGLRLTLSAAVASVAGGLVALGLYSGASVDLPQPLTTTRMHTTAQKEIRLEGARAVRHQPASGIPYKVYAAEAGRAGVPAGEWVLRSTAARGQRIVGGGLVLTLIGVLTQRWRRFFPQYLVLVGVAFIALFALVISSWR